One Thermodesulfobacteriota bacterium DNA segment encodes these proteins:
- a CDS encoding alpha/beta hydrolase, which produces MFGDKFRKAYIKTSGAGINLVHGGEGRPLLLLHGYPETHVMWHLTAPELAKHFHVVCIDLRGYGDSSKPESTPDHHTYSKRAMAEDCVEVMEALGFGRFFVAGHDRGGRVTHRLALDHPDRVKAACVMDIAPTHTMFKTADKNFATGYYHWFFLIQPDGLPERMIGCDPEYYLREKLGRWSAPGAVFDEEAVREYVRCFGSPEAIHASCEDYRAAATIDLVHDEADFEKRIECPLLVLWGGKGFVHRTYDVLATWREKAIDVRGGPLDCGHFLPEEKPEEVTDELLKFLSSI; this is translated from the coding sequence ATGTTCGGAGATAAATTCCGGAAGGCTTACATCAAGACCTCAGGCGCAGGGATAAACCTCGTCCACGGGGGCGAGGGAAGGCCTTTGCTTCTCCTTCACGGCTATCCCGAGACGCACGTCATGTGGCACCTGACCGCGCCCGAGCTCGCAAAACATTTCCACGTCGTCTGCATTGATCTCAGGGGTTACGGCGACAGCTCGAAACCCGAATCGACGCCGGACCACCATACGTACTCCAAGCGCGCCATGGCCGAGGACTGTGTCGAGGTCATGGAGGCGCTCGGCTTCGGTAGATTCTTCGTCGCAGGGCACGACAGGGGCGGACGCGTGACGCACAGGCTTGCGCTCGACCATCCGGACAGAGTGAAAGCCGCATGCGTGATGGACATAGCGCCGACGCATACTATGTTCAAAACGGCCGACAAGAATTTCGCCACCGGATATTACCACTGGTTCTTCCTCATTCAGCCGGACGGCCTTCCCGAGAGGATGATAGGGTGCGACCCCGAATATTATCTAAGGGAGAAGCTCGGGAGATGGAGCGCGCCCGGCGCGGTGTTCGACGAAGAGGCCGTCAGGGAATACGTCCGGTGCTTCGGCTCGCCCGAGGCGATACACGCGAGCTGCGAGGATTACAGGGCTGCCGCGACGATAGACCTCGTCCACGACGAGGCCGATTTCGAAAAGAGGATCGAATGCCCGCTGCTCGTACTCTGGGGCGGGAAGGGATTCGTACACAGGACATACGACGTCCTCGCCACGTGGAGAGAGAAGGCCATTGACGTCAGGGGCGGGCCGCTCGACTGCGGGCACTTCCTTCCGGAAGAAAAACCGGAAGAGGTTACGGACGAGCTCCTTAAATTCTTATCGTCGATCTGA
- a CDS encoding YifB family Mg chelatase-like AAA ATPase, which yields MISKILSSAVLGVDAYIVEVEVDLAFGVPQFNTVGLPEGAVKESKERVRAAIKNCGYEFPARRITVNLAPADIRKEGSAFDLPISLGILSATGLIEQDLLQDYVILGELSLDGRVKPVKGALPSSIRARDTGLKGIILPRENAEEAAVVDGIEVLAVETLQDTVEFLAGKRVIEPTVIDVDSVFTAARSYDIDFHEVKGQEHVKRALEVAASGGHNVLMIGSPGSGKTMLARRLPTILPDMSFDEALETTKIYSVSGLLPDHSSLYATRPFRPPHHTISDAGLIGGGAVPKPGEVSLAHNGVLFLDELPEFRKNVLEVLRQPLEDGVVTISRAITSITYPARMMLVAAMNPCPCGYHGDPLKECSCSPMQIHKYRAKVSGPLLDRIDIHVEVPPVRYRELIEDTRGETSADIKSRVNAAREIQKARFKRSRIHSNSQMSPSMVRKYSKPDDKGASLLQAAIDRLGLSARAYDRILKVSRTVADLDGSENVLAHHISEAIQYRSLDRG from the coding sequence ATGATTTCCAAAATCCTTTCAAGCGCCGTCCTCGGAGTAGACGCATATATCGTTGAAGTCGAAGTCGATCTCGCGTTCGGCGTTCCGCAATTCAACACGGTCGGCCTGCCTGAAGGCGCGGTCAAGGAAAGTAAGGAAAGGGTAAGGGCGGCCATAAAGAACTGCGGATACGAGTTCCCGGCGAGGAGGATCACGGTAAACCTCGCCCCGGCCGACATAAGAAAGGAGGGTTCGGCCTTCGACCTTCCTATATCGCTCGGGATACTCTCCGCGACCGGCCTCATAGAGCAGGACCTTCTTCAAGACTACGTCATACTCGGCGAGCTCTCTCTCGACGGGAGAGTAAAGCCCGTAAAGGGGGCGCTGCCGAGCTCGATACGCGCGCGAGACACGGGACTCAAGGGAATAATCCTCCCGAGGGAAAACGCCGAGGAGGCCGCGGTCGTCGACGGAATAGAAGTCCTGGCGGTGGAAACGCTCCAGGACACCGTCGAGTTCCTCGCGGGAAAAAGGGTTATTGAGCCTACTGTAATCGACGTAGATTCCGTTTTCACCGCGGCCAGGAGCTATGACATCGACTTTCACGAAGTGAAGGGACAGGAGCATGTAAAGCGCGCCCTCGAAGTCGCGGCGAGCGGGGGGCACAACGTCCTCATGATCGGCTCCCCCGGCTCGGGGAAGACCATGCTCGCGAGGAGGCTTCCTACGATCCTCCCCGACATGAGCTTCGACGAGGCGCTCGAAACGACGAAAATTTACTCCGTTTCCGGACTCCTTCCCGACCACTCTTCGCTATATGCGACGAGGCCCTTCAGGCCCCCTCACCATACGATAAGCGACGCCGGACTCATAGGGGGCGGTGCGGTTCCGAAGCCGGGAGAGGTGAGCCTCGCGCACAACGGTGTGCTCTTTTTGGACGAGCTCCCGGAATTCAGGAAAAACGTCCTCGAAGTCTTGAGGCAGCCTCTCGAAGACGGCGTCGTCACAATATCGAGGGCCATAACCTCGATAACGTATCCCGCGCGCATGATGCTGGTGGCCGCCATGAACCCATGCCCCTGCGGCTATCACGGCGACCCGCTAAAGGAATGCAGCTGCAGCCCGATGCAGATACACAAGTACAGGGCGAAGGTATCCGGCCCCCTTCTCGACAGGATAGACATACACGTCGAAGTCCCGCCGGTAAGGTACAGGGAGCTTATCGAGGATACGAGGGGAGAAACCTCGGCCGATATAAAAAGCCGCGTCAACGCCGCGCGCGAGATACAAAAGGCGCGCTTTAAAAGATCCAGAATCCATTCGAATTCCCAGATGTCGCCCTCGATGGTGAGGAAATATTCGAAGCCCGACGACAAGGGCGCGAGCCTACTCCAGGCCGCGATAGACAGGCTCGGGTTAAGCGCGCGCGCGTACGACAGGATACTCAAGGTCTCCCGCACGGTGGCCGACCTCGACGGGTCGGAAAACGTCCTCGCCCATCACATATCCGAAGCCATACAATACCGCTCGCTCGACAGGGGCTGA
- a CDS encoding cupin domain-containing protein yields MNKRMAIPPDGGDSFDFGGFGVHWKIEGEETGKRFSVVHHPLAPRALAAPLHYHHNEDEYSYVVQGTLGALLGDEVVTAGRGSWVFKPRGQWHTFWNAGDTPCLIIEVISPAGFENYFREVAAAWGDLGKFAEINKKYSLDMDFGSVPALCERFGLTFPSL; encoded by the coding sequence ATGAACAAGAGAATGGCGATTCCGCCCGACGGCGGCGACAGCTTCGACTTCGGCGGGTTCGGCGTACACTGGAAGATAGAAGGTGAAGAGACCGGGAAGAGGTTTTCTGTCGTGCATCACCCGCTTGCTCCCCGCGCGCTGGCAGCGCCTCTTCACTATCATCACAACGAAGACGAATACTCGTACGTCGTCCAAGGCACGCTCGGCGCACTCCTGGGCGACGAAGTTGTGACCGCCGGCCGGGGCTCGTGGGTATTCAAGCCGCGCGGGCAGTGGCACACGTTCTGGAACGCGGGCGACACGCCGTGCCTTATAATCGAGGTCATATCCCCGGCGGGGTTCGAGAACTATTTCCGCGAGGTGGCCGCCGCCTGGGGCGACCTCGGCAAGTTCGCCGAGATAAACAAAAAGTACTCGCTGGATATGGACTTCGGCAGCGTGCCCGCTTTATGCGAGCGGTTCGGCCTCACGTTTCCGAGCCTCTAA
- a CDS encoding porin: MKKFILQLFIALAILLPGGDFAYSQAQPSSTEMQELKEMIRQLQLDNARRVEEIEQLKKENAEKIKALEKKVDDLSGQKPVMVEEGAPGKPAAPAAPAAPVAPGEATEEETLKAAEEEERDAGEEDFFEMVNKGEKPYKKLVDEGPFQLTWGGYADILFSWYGYGPDQTRPGGSGDDNRLEFDMTRFVLELEGEMFAGLGFEAEIEFEHGGTGSTFEIEYEEFGEYEQEIEKGGEVYVEELYLYKKFSDWGKLKAGRFYLAFGLMSFLSKPTDYLAARRPESETMVIPAVWDEMGASFQYYATDSLNLTFQVVNGLDSTGFGSLNWIRGGHQGKFETIKATGLAMVGRIDYKFLDYGLLVGTSAYYGFDTSANRPKDDLPNVDAPILLLDAHAIFNYGRWRGSGLFVWGHLWDAAEISERNARLSNNLDVPRTAVSDNAISAWAELGYNINTYVGLDHLHRLEPFFRVDYYDTMYDPRNDLFDNPRYERTVLTGGLSYTFANAVFLKLDYGYRMIAASDISNESTIDLAFGWVY; encoded by the coding sequence ATGAAAAAGTTTATTCTCCAACTCTTTATCGCCTTGGCGATACTTCTGCCGGGCGGCGATTTCGCCTACTCTCAGGCCCAGCCCAGCAGTACCGAAATGCAGGAGCTCAAGGAAATGATAAGGCAGCTCCAGCTCGACAACGCGCGGAGAGTGGAGGAGATCGAACAGCTCAAAAAAGAGAACGCAGAAAAAATAAAGGCGCTCGAAAAGAAGGTTGACGATCTCTCGGGCCAGAAGCCTGTCATGGTGGAAGAAGGCGCGCCCGGCAAGCCTGCCGCGCCTGCCGCGCCTGCGGCACCGGTAGCGCCGGGAGAAGCCACGGAGGAAGAAACCCTGAAAGCGGCCGAGGAAGAAGAGCGCGACGCCGGCGAGGAAGATTTCTTCGAGATGGTGAACAAGGGCGAAAAACCCTATAAGAAGCTCGTCGACGAAGGGCCGTTCCAACTCACCTGGGGGGGATACGCCGACATTCTCTTCTCCTGGTACGGTTACGGCCCGGACCAGACGCGGCCCGGCGGATCGGGCGACGACAACAGGCTCGAATTCGACATGACACGGTTCGTTCTCGAGCTCGAGGGCGAGATGTTCGCGGGGCTCGGCTTCGAGGCGGAGATAGAGTTCGAGCACGGCGGCACGGGCTCTACATTCGAAATCGAGTACGAGGAATTCGGCGAATACGAGCAGGAGATCGAAAAGGGCGGAGAGGTGTACGTCGAAGAGCTCTACCTCTATAAAAAATTCAGCGATTGGGGGAAACTCAAGGCCGGGCGTTTTTACCTTGCGTTCGGACTCATGTCGTTCCTGAGCAAGCCTACGGATTACCTGGCAGCTAGAAGACCCGAATCCGAGACGATGGTCATACCGGCCGTATGGGACGAGATGGGCGCAAGCTTCCAGTATTACGCGACAGACAGCCTCAATCTCACGTTCCAGGTTGTAAACGGGCTTGACTCGACGGGCTTCGGGTCGCTTAACTGGATACGCGGCGGACACCAGGGGAAATTCGAAACCATAAAGGCGACGGGGCTCGCGATGGTGGGCAGGATCGATTACAAGTTCCTCGACTACGGGCTTCTCGTTGGCACGTCGGCCTACTACGGCTTCGACACATCGGCCAACAGGCCCAAGGACGATCTTCCAAACGTGGACGCTCCGATACTGCTGCTCGACGCTCACGCCATATTCAACTACGGAAGATGGCGCGGAAGCGGTCTCTTCGTATGGGGGCACCTCTGGGACGCAGCCGAGATCTCGGAAAGGAACGCGAGACTTTCGAATAACCTCGACGTACCGAGGACCGCCGTTTCGGACAACGCGATTTCGGCATGGGCCGAGCTCGGCTACAACATAAACACATACGTCGGACTCGATCATCTCCACCGTCTCGAGCCCTTCTTCAGGGTCGATTACTACGACACGATGTACGACCCGCGGAACGACCTCTTCGACAACCCGAGGTACGAAAGAACAGTGCTCACGGGCGGGCTGTCGTATACGTTCGCAAACGCAGTCTTTCTAAAGCTCGACTACGGCTACAGGATGATCGCCGCGAGCGACATAAGCAACGAAAGCACGATAGACCTCGCCTTCGGGTGGGTCTACTGA
- a CDS encoding methyltransferase domain-containing protein — MAIRCPAGFDTEYLRERVYETYDRVAREPRGEFHFHRGPVYASGYLKYDMEELMALPEESTASFAGVANPHRIGKIAPGETVLDHACGAGMDLLLAAKRVGPGGKAIGVDMTKAMRDCAVAAARKAGMSHYVDIREGVFEELPVEDESVDVVISNGVVNLAPDKEIVFREIHRVLRPGGRLFLGDVVVQRELKPEARENPDLWAACIAGALTEKELPEIAGACGFTDCRVTEYFDCFKNTSAEVKVSKDLYVQGINFFAKKP, encoded by the coding sequence ATGGCGATAAGATGTCCGGCAGGATTCGACACGGAGTATCTGAGAGAAAGGGTTTACGAGACCTACGACAGGGTCGCCCGTGAGCCTCGCGGCGAGTTCCATTTTCACAGGGGGCCCGTGTATGCGTCGGGGTATCTCAAATACGATATGGAAGAGCTGATGGCGCTCCCGGAAGAGAGCACGGCCAGTTTTGCTGGCGTGGCCAATCCCCACAGAATAGGTAAGATCGCGCCGGGGGAAACTGTTCTCGATCATGCGTGCGGGGCCGGCATGGATCTCCTGCTGGCGGCAAAGCGCGTCGGCCCCGGGGGAAAGGCGATAGGCGTAGATATGACGAAGGCGATGCGCGACTGCGCCGTAGCCGCCGCACGTAAAGCCGGGATGTCGCATTACGTGGATATACGGGAAGGCGTTTTCGAAGAGCTGCCGGTGGAGGACGAGAGCGTAGACGTCGTTATATCGAACGGCGTCGTGAACCTCGCCCCGGACAAGGAAATAGTGTTTCGTGAAATCCACCGCGTGCTGAGGCCCGGAGGAAGGCTATTCCTGGGCGACGTGGTGGTGCAGAGGGAGCTGAAGCCCGAAGCGAGGGAAAACCCGGACCTGTGGGCGGCCTGTATAGCTGGGGCGCTTACCGAAAAAGAGCTGCCCGAAATCGCCGGGGCCTGCGGCTTTACGGACTGCCGGGTGACGGAGTACTTCGACTGCTTTAAAAACACGTCGGCGGAGGTGAAGGTTTCGAAGGACCTTTACGTCCAGGGGATCAATTTCTTTGCGAAAAAGCCCTGA
- a CDS encoding imelysin family protein: MYTRAKVLTLILSISFLFMAACDGGSSSSDGPGPGPDPNEQLIQNILDDYVDGVVVGTYGLLQERATALREACEALEADRTQQNLDAAKAAWISARIPWEQSEAWLFGPVDFRGHDPALDSWPVNRTDLDAVLASGDALTPEFVRNLDPTLKGFHTAEYLLFAFSIDQLGDREFEYLIAVVTDIEITATELLNDWTAGPDPFGDVMKTAGSNTVFPSQVSALEQIIEGMSIILDEVANGKIAEPFDNQDVEAVESQFSFNSRADFADDIRGVLYSYTGDQPLLGINGTGLDELVAETDPDLAARVENEINDAIDAILAIPQPFRDAILDPNATDDIVAAQEACIKAFNTLNGEVLPVIRQ, encoded by the coding sequence ATGTACACAAGAGCGAAAGTCTTGACTCTTATTCTTTCAATTTCATTTCTATTCATGGCGGCCTGTGACGGCGGCAGCTCGAGCTCGGACGGACCAGGCCCGGGCCCGGACCCAAATGAGCAGCTTATTCAGAACATACTCGACGATTATGTCGACGGCGTGGTGGTAGGAACTTACGGATTGTTACAGGAAAGGGCGACAGCACTCAGGGAGGCGTGCGAAGCCCTCGAAGCAGACAGGACACAGCAAAATCTCGACGCCGCCAAGGCGGCTTGGATATCGGCCCGAATCCCGTGGGAGCAGAGCGAGGCGTGGCTCTTCGGACCCGTGGACTTCAGGGGCCACGACCCGGCTCTCGACAGCTGGCCGGTCAATAGAACGGACCTCGACGCAGTCCTCGCGAGCGGTGATGCCCTCACCCCGGAATTCGTCAGGAACCTCGACCCGACCCTCAAGGGATTCCACACGGCCGAATATCTTCTTTTCGCGTTCTCGATCGATCAGCTCGGCGACAGGGAGTTCGAATACCTGATAGCCGTCGTTACCGACATCGAGATCACGGCCACTGAGCTTCTTAACGACTGGACCGCGGGGCCCGACCCCTTCGGCGACGTCATGAAGACAGCCGGAAGCAATACGGTCTTCCCGTCACAGGTGAGCGCGCTCGAACAGATCATAGAAGGCATGTCCATCATTCTGGACGAGGTCGCCAACGGAAAAATCGCCGAGCCCTTTGACAACCAGGACGTCGAAGCCGTCGAAAGCCAGTTCAGCTTCAACTCGAGGGCCGACTTCGCGGACGACATAAGGGGAGTTCTTTACTCTTACACCGGCGACCAGCCGCTGCTGGGCATTAACGGCACCGGCCTCGACGAGCTCGTAGCCGAGACGGATCCCGATCTCGCGGCGAGGGTGGAAAACGAGATAAACGATGCGATAGACGCGATACTCGCGATCCCGCAGCCGTTCCGCGATGCGATTCTCGATCCCAATGCGACCGACGATATAGTAGCGGCGCAGGAAGCCTGCATAAAAGCATTCAACACCCTTAACGGGGAAGTATTACCTGTCATAAGGCAGTAA
- a CDS encoding OsmC family protein has product MSELAKDTTEDKVLNGVNVDGIFRAIALMSCDAGAAKFQFRNRNQWITGGLNRSFVDGFYGACNEHTREAPFVLDNDEPPVLLGEDRGPNPVEQVLHGLAGCITTTLVYHAAAKGIRIDEMETSFEGDLDLRGLLGIPGAKRNGYEEIRIKVRIRADGATKEEIDELVKLAERRSPVFDIVSNPVPVKVTLDP; this is encoded by the coding sequence ATGTCAGAACTGGCAAAGGACACCACAGAAGACAAGGTTTTGAACGGGGTCAACGTCGACGGAATATTTCGTGCTATAGCCCTTATGAGCTGCGACGCGGGGGCCGCGAAGTTCCAGTTCCGAAACAGGAATCAGTGGATTACCGGAGGGCTCAACAGGTCCTTCGTCGACGGCTTCTACGGTGCGTGTAACGAGCACACGAGGGAAGCGCCGTTCGTTCTCGATAACGACGAGCCGCCGGTCCTTCTCGGGGAGGACAGGGGGCCGAACCCTGTCGAGCAGGTTCTCCACGGGCTTGCGGGATGCATCACGACGACGCTCGTCTACCACGCCGCTGCAAAGGGCATAAGGATCGACGAGATGGAGACGAGCTTCGAGGGGGACCTCGATCTCAGGGGCCTTCTCGGAATTCCAGGGGCGAAGCGTAACGGCTACGAGGAGATAAGGATAAAGGTGAGGATAAGGGCCGACGGCGCCACGAAGGAGGAGATAGACGAGCTCGTAAAGCTGGCGGAGAGGCGCTCCCCGGTATTCGACATAGTGTCGAATCCGGTACCTGTGAAGGTAACGCTGGATCCCTGA
- a CDS encoding class I SAM-dependent methyltransferase, translated as MSNIQNIETVKSRMKDVWNSGDYGKFATYMEPGAVEILNEWKIAPGKKLLDVACGAGQISIPASRAGINVTGVDIAPNWVATARARAASEGLDASFDEGDAEGLPYKNDTFDVAATLVGAMFAPRPEMVASELVRVTKPGGRILMVNWTPEGFVGQMFKTIGKHLPPPSDVPSPLLWGNEEVVKTRFGNTVSHIILTKKIYPLWHYPFSVPEVIQFFFENYGPTNSVLSRPLTV; from the coding sequence ATGAGCAACATACAGAACATAGAAACAGTTAAATCGAGAATGAAGGATGTTTGGAATTCTGGGGATTACGGCAAGTTCGCAACGTACATGGAGCCGGGCGCCGTCGAAATCCTGAACGAATGGAAAATAGCTCCGGGCAAAAAACTGCTCGACGTCGCCTGCGGGGCCGGGCAGATATCCATACCGGCGTCCCGCGCCGGTATCAATGTTACCGGGGTCGACATAGCCCCCAACTGGGTCGCCACGGCCCGCGCCCGTGCGGCAAGCGAAGGGCTCGACGCCAGTTTCGACGAAGGGGACGCCGAGGGCCTTCCATATAAGAACGACACTTTCGATGTCGCCGCTACCCTCGTCGGGGCGATGTTCGCACCCAGGCCCGAGATGGTGGCTTCGGAGCTTGTCAGGGTGACGAAGCCGGGCGGCAGAATACTCATGGTCAACTGGACGCCCGAGGGATTCGTCGGCCAGATGTTCAAAACGATTGGCAAGCATCTGCCGCCACCTTCTGACGTGCCCTCTCCCCTTCTCTGGGGAAACGAAGAGGTCGTAAAGACGCGCTTCGGCAACACCGTAAGCCACATAATACTTACGAAGAAGATATATCCGCTCTGGCACTATCCTTTCAGTGTGCCCGAGGTCATTCAGTTCTTCTTTGAGAATTACGGGCCTACCAATTCAGTTCTATCACGCCCTCTCACCGTTTAG
- a CDS encoding di-heme oxidoredictase family protein, which produces MCKTGESEPGVFRRLFYAFVLCALCPVFFLASCGEGDSSDTSPEPEPTAGPVRAGGDTSVYNRTSFAFEVPAANLSEESLIKHLNGDVTFGDIFVTPPAPRNPGLGPLFNNVSCESCHVKNGRGQPVFGNTGLRSHGLIRVSDPGGTPLVPGGNRPVEGLGEQIQDHATFGFTPEGEVFLDWEEVPGAYPDGTPYSLRRPIVEVILSNGEPLPDYIERSLRLPPPVIGLGLLEAVSEETILERADPDDADGDGISGRPNMVWDTVTSNFELGRFGHKASSHSLREQAVKAYSEDMGVTNPDLPGEDPEPDIDEETVKLTTFYTQTLAVPLRLDTDDTDVPAGERIFNDIGCEQCHRSVLRTGQHELPELSDQLIQPFTDMLLHDMGEGLADHRPDHEATGTEWRTAPLWAIGLTRTVSGVQNFLHDGRARTLEEAILWHDGEARNAKERFMNLNKTEREKLIKFLNAL; this is translated from the coding sequence ATGTGTAAAACGGGTGAGTCCGAGCCGGGAGTTTTCCGCCGGCTCTTTTATGCTTTTGTTCTTTGTGCACTCTGCCCGGTGTTTTTTCTGGCGTCTTGCGGGGAGGGCGATTCGTCGGATACGTCACCGGAGCCTGAGCCGACTGCCGGGCCTGTAAGGGCAGGCGGCGATACGAGTGTCTATAACCGCACTTCTTTTGCATTCGAGGTGCCCGCAGCGAATCTGTCGGAGGAGTCCTTGATCAAGCATTTAAACGGCGACGTGACGTTCGGCGACATATTCGTGACGCCTCCCGCGCCGAGAAATCCGGGACTCGGCCCGCTTTTCAACAACGTGTCGTGCGAGTCTTGCCACGTGAAAAACGGAAGGGGGCAGCCCGTGTTCGGCAACACGGGCCTCAGGAGCCACGGGCTCATCAGGGTTTCCGACCCCGGAGGAACGCCGCTCGTCCCGGGCGGTAACCGCCCCGTCGAAGGCCTCGGCGAGCAGATACAGGATCACGCAACCTTCGGATTTACACCCGAGGGCGAGGTCTTCCTCGACTGGGAGGAAGTCCCCGGCGCCTACCCCGACGGGACGCCGTATAGTCTCAGGCGGCCCATAGTCGAAGTGATCCTCTCGAACGGCGAGCCGCTGCCGGATTATATAGAAAGATCCTTACGGCTGCCGCCGCCCGTAATCGGTCTCGGCCTTCTCGAAGCCGTATCGGAAGAAACCATTCTCGAAAGGGCGGACCCCGACGATGCAGACGGCGACGGGATTTCCGGGCGGCCGAACATGGTCTGGGACACCGTTACATCCAACTTCGAGCTGGGGAGATTCGGGCATAAAGCGAGCTCGCACAGCCTGCGTGAGCAGGCCGTGAAAGCATATTCCGAGGACATGGGGGTTACGAACCCTGACCTCCCGGGTGAAGACCCCGAGCCCGATATAGACGAGGAGACGGTCAAGCTCACGACGTTTTACACGCAGACGCTCGCCGTGCCGCTCAGGCTCGACACCGACGACACCGACGTACCCGCCGGAGAGCGCATCTTCAACGACATAGGCTGCGAGCAATGCCACAGGTCCGTCCTGCGGACGGGGCAGCACGAGCTCCCCGAGCTAAGCGATCAGCTCATACAGCCTTTCACCGACATGCTGCTGCACGACATGGGCGAGGGGCTCGCCGATCACAGGCCGGACCACGAAGCAACCGGGACGGAATGGCGGACTGCGCCGCTCTGGGCTATAGGACTCACGAGAACTGTCTCGGGCGTACAGAACTTTCTCCACGACGGGCGTGCAAGGACGCTCGAAGAGGCGATACTCTGGCACGACGGCGAGGCGCGCAACGCCAAAGAACGCTTTATGAACCTAAATAAAACAGAGCGTGAAAAGCTCATCAAATTCTTGAACGCACTTTGA
- a CDS encoding tetratricopeptide repeat protein, producing the protein MIKRYDAGEKQLKCIRMRRPEIVLMLLALILIPLAARADKAQDFIEAGITKAESGNLKGAVADFTKAIEVDPDSARAYYSRALTRGKMGDLQGALADFDVSIELNSENSLAYNNRGNIKGDLGDTAGAIEDYDEAIRLDPAFAMAYNNRGTAKSKLGDKKSAIADYTKAIELKPNLEMAYNNRGNARLASGDTKGALEDFNKAIELNPKFITGYFNRANIKEQAGDYEGALADYTKAIEIDPRYADSFINRGYAKTNMKDYEGALKDFNKAIELQPKSAIAYYNVGLTYYKMGKYRDAVANYDKAIEWDPRFAQAYESRGTSKALLEDYKGALSDFTRAIDLDPENPKPYYGSAFARIILGNTESGCKDAKKSFNMGYSRAEELLTKYCQK; encoded by the coding sequence ATGATTAAACGCTATGATGCCGGCGAAAAGCAATTAAAATGTATTCGCATGAGAAGACCCGAGATTGTTCTGATGCTTCTGGCCTTGATACTCATTCCCCTTGCCGCCCGGGCCGATAAGGCCCAGGATTTTATCGAGGCCGGGATTACAAAAGCCGAGTCGGGAAATTTAAAGGGGGCCGTTGCGGATTTTACCAAGGCCATAGAGGTTGACCCGGATTCGGCCCGGGCATACTACAGCAGGGCCCTGACCAGGGGTAAGATGGGTGATCTACAAGGCGCGCTGGCTGATTTTGACGTGTCCATCGAGCTCAATTCCGAAAACTCATTGGCATATAATAACCGCGGAAATATCAAAGGCGACCTGGGAGATACGGCAGGTGCGATCGAGGATTACGATGAGGCGATAAGGCTCGATCCCGCTTTTGCCATGGCGTACAACAACAGGGGAACCGCTAAATCGAAGCTGGGTGACAAAAAAAGCGCGATAGCCGACTATACCAAGGCGATAGAGCTCAAGCCGAATCTCGAAATGGCTTACAACAACCGTGGGAACGCAAGATTGGCAAGCGGCGACACAAAAGGGGCGCTCGAGGATTTTAATAAAGCGATAGAGCTCAACCCGAAATTCATCACCGGCTACTTTAACAGGGCGAACATTAAGGAACAGGCGGGCGACTACGAAGGCGCACTGGCGGATTACACGAAAGCGATCGAAATTGATCCCAGGTATGCCGACTCGTTCATCAACCGTGGTTACGCCAAAACCAATATGAAAGACTACGAGGGAGCGCTCAAGGATTTCAATAAAGCGATAGAGCTCCAGCCCAAATCGGCGATAGCTTATTACAATGTTGGGCTTACCTACTATAAAATGGGTAAATACCGGGATGCTGTGGCGAACTATGATAAAGCGATAGAGTGGGACCCGAGGTTTGCGCAGGCCTACGAGAGCAGGGGGACGAGCAAGGCTCTCCTCGAGGATTATAAAGGAGCATTGTCCGATTTCACCAGGGCCATCGACCTCGATCCTGAAAATCCAAAGCCATATTACGGCAGCGCCTTTGCCAGGATTATATTGGGCAATACGGAATCAGGCTGTAAAGACGCCAAAAAATCATTCAACATGGGGTATTCCAGGGCAGAGGAATTATTGACCAAATACTGTCAGAAATAG